ATACACAAGGAGGCAGGATCTACTTCCCGCTTTTTATGACAGTGACTGCAAGTGATAAACCTATTATTCTTTCTACCAAAGGGCTGAGCGTACATTTTGGAGGGCTTATTGCCCTTAATAATGTTGATGTAACTGTCAGAGAGGGTGAGATCCACGGCCTTATAGGGCCAAATGGCGCGGGTAAAACCACATTCACAAATGCAGTATCAGGGCTGATCAGAGAAAAAACTGGAGAAATACATTTTTTTGATCAGGTAATAAGTATTCTCGAACCCCACATCATTGCTGAAAGGGGCATATCCCGCACATTCCAGAAGGCACAGGTGCTTCCAGGTCTGAACTGCCTCGAAAATGTCATGACAGGCTGCCATGCAGGCATAAAGTCAGGCATGTTAAAGACCATGCTCCTCCCCGGTTTTTTAAGAAAGGGAGAAGAAGATGAGATAAGGGAAAAGGCGAAACTCCTTCTTGACCTTGTGGGCATGACCGGGTCAATTAAAAAGGCAGGTAGCGACCTTTCATGGATGGAATGCCAGCTCATACAGATCGCCC
The sequence above is drawn from the Desulfatiglans sp. genome and encodes:
- a CDS encoding ABC transporter ATP-binding protein, with the translated sequence MTVTASDKPIILSTKGLSVHFGGLIALNNVDVTVREGEIHGLIGPNGAGKTTFTNAVSGLIREKTGEIHFFDQVISILEPHIIAERGISRTFQKAQVLPGLNCLENVMTGCHAGIKSGMLKTMLLPGFLRKGEEDEIREKAKLLLDLVGMTGSIKKAGSDLSWMECQLIQIARSMAASPKLLILDEPTAGMGFDESRMVGNIIRQIRDTGVTIILISHDMKLVMENSDRVSVLDFGEMIFEGDPEALKDNQKVLEAYLGTE